The Devosia sp. 1566 sequence TTGCCAATTCGCTGGAAACCTTTGTCGGCGCCCGCTTCCTTCAGGGCATGGGCGGCGCGATGATGACCCCGGTGGCGCGCCTTGTGCTGGTGCGCTCCACCGCCCGGCACGACCTGGTCGCGGCCATGGCCTGGCTGACCATCCCCGGGCTCATCGGGCCCATCGTGGGCCCGCCATTTGGCGGTTTTCTCACCACCTATCTGTCCTGGCACTGGATCTTCCTGATCAATGTGCCGATCGGCATGGTCGGCATCGCTCTCGTGAGCAAGTTCCTGCCCGAAATGGAGCGGATCGAACCGGGGACGATGGATTTCAAAGGCTTCATCCTGGCCGGCAGCGCCTTCGCGCTCTTTGTTTTTGGCACCTCGGTGATCAGCCTGCCCGCCCTGCCGCCCATGTTTGGCGTGATTGCGACGGTGCTGGGCATTGTGCTCGGCCTGCTTTACGTCCGTTACGCGCTAGCCACCCCCAAGCCGCTGTTTGATCTGCGGCTGCTGCGCTTTCCGTTTTTCCGCAGCGCTGTCGTGGCTGGCTCGTTCTTCCGCCTGGGCCAAGGGGCGATCCCGTTCCTCTTTCCCCTGATGCTGCAGCTCAGCTTTGGCATGTCGCCCTTTGAGTCAGGGATGGTCACCTTTGCCGGTGCCGTCGGTGCCATCATCGCCAAATTCGTCGCCAACCAGATCTTTGCCAGCATGGGGTTCCGCAACGCCCTTGTGGT is a genomic window containing:
- a CDS encoding MFS transporter; translated protein: MSRITPLILATALFMENMDATVISTSLNAIASDIGTDPISLKLALTAYLVALAIFIPISSWMADRFGARTVFRWAMGVFVLGSLACAFANSLETFVGARFLQGMGGAMMTPVARLVLVRSTARHDLVAAMAWLTIPGLIGPIVGPPFGGFLTTYLSWHWIFLINVPIGMVGIALVSKFLPEMERIEPGTMDFKGFILAGSAFALFVFGTSVISLPALPPMFGVIATVLGIVLGLLYVRYALATPKPLFDLRLLRFPFFRSAVVAGSFFRLGQGAIPFLFPLMLQLSFGMSPFESGMVTFAGAVGAIIAKFVANQIFASMGFRNALVVATAVSALGLVAMGLYTPQTPLPLIIAILVVVGFWQSIFWTGSNAFVFSDINDKDAGQANVISQVNVQLTIALGVALGGGILEASNALRGGELILADFHLAFFVLAGMCLVSTALFMRLPGNAGHQLTRPAPAAE